The following DNA comes from Deinococcus betulae.
GAACCACCTTGCTCTGGCCGCCCTTGGCACCTTGACCCTCAGCGCCTGCACTCTGGCGGGCAACCCCATCAAGAAAGACGTGACGGGCCAGTTGCGCGGCTTTAACAGCAATCAGAACCTGGGCCTGGCCATCGTGGGCTTTAATGGTGGTCAGTACACCGCTGACGGCACGCAAAGTCAGGTGATTGACAAGTTCCTGACGGGCGGCTTCGCGCTCGACCTGCCCACCAACCTGCCCTACGGCACCTACCGAGTGATTGTGTTCCGTGACGCCAACAATAACAACCGCTACGACACGGGTGATACCGTACTGAGCGCCGATAACGGCAAGCGCTTACTTTACGCCCAGCGCGAGAATCAGTTTGTTGCAGGCACTAAAGCAGGTTGGAACTTGGTAGATAGCTCAGGCTATGTGCAAACGACCCTGCTGAATAATTACGACTTGAACGCCCAGTAATCAGGGTGAATAAGGAAAGGGAGGCTTGGTGGCCTCCCTTTTCCTTTGATCTAAAGCAGCTGTTCGAGTGCCTTCCGACGCTCCTGAAGTTCTGCTTCAGGGATAACTGGCTGCCCTAACGGCACTTCAATATCTCCTAGAGGCCCCCAGCTGACACAGCCCAGCATCTCTGGTGTCTCTGGTAAGATTATCGGTTGGCTGAGCGGGCGAATTCGCAGCAGCAGCGCATGAACCCAGGGCCGGTTGCGGTAGTGAAAGCGCCGTTCAATCGCGGCAGCTGTGAGCGCCTGCAGGGGTTCCAACCGGAGAGCAGCGTCCAGTGCCTCAATTTTATGAACAGCCACAACCTCGGCCAGGGCCGGCAACTGAATCTGGCCGGGCACAGGATCGTCGCGCAGCAGGTCGCGGTACTGCGGCTGTAACTCCTCTGGATTCTGGTGCAGGAACGTGGGATAGAGGAGAAAGGAACGGCGTTCGACCTCAAATCCATCGTGCGTCTCCATGATGCCGCCCTTCCGGATCAGGAGGGAAAGGCGGCCCTGGATGAGCAGTCGGGTCTGGGTGTCCCATTCTTTGAGAGCGTGGGTCATGATTCTATTGTAGAAGATGCAGCAGCCTGATCAGCCCTCTTGGAAACGCATGTTAGGCCGAGTCCGATAAGGAACCAGGCTAGAGGTGCGAATCTTACAACTTCTGGCCATGTAAGAAGATAGGTTCCATAAGCGGCGATAGCAGCACTAATAACAGGAGCATCTGACCAGCTACGAGTAAAACTGAGGCCCAATAGCCATATGAAAAGCGCAGTTGCTGGTAGGCCATAAGTGAGGGCGTAGTCGAAGTATTCATTATGAACTTTATTTATAGGAATTTCAAAGAGAACCTTTTTGCCATCCGTTTCTGAAATGATGAATCTTGGAGAAGCGAGAGAATCACCTCTCAATCGAACTACACTTGTATACTCTTTCCTATATCCCTCTTCTAAAAGCATTTCTGTAGAAAATGTGGACATAACTTTCCAAAGCCCAGGCACACCCCAACCTGTTAGTGGTTTTTGGCCTATACCAATCAGGGCAGATTTGTATAGAATAGTTCTTCCGCTATTATTAAAAATTTCTTCTGCGTGACTAAATTGTCGACCACCAAAGCAAAAATTTCCTACAACGGCACAAATTATTCCTAAAGATAGACTCAGCCAAATACGTGCCGGAGGACGTATGCGAAAAAGTAAAAGGCCAGTTCCCAAAAAGCCAGCGAGCCAAGCGCCACGACTCATAGAAGCCACCAGGCCCCAGCTGACAAGGAATACTAATATCCAAGACAATTTATGCTTAGAGCGATAAATGTGCCAAATCGTAAGAGGTAATAGTAGGGCAAGAGCGCCTCCCATATATCCCCTATTGCCTAATGTCCCACCTGCCACTGTGGCACTCATCCCCTCGGTGGCGTTAAGACCGGGTACACCTAGAAGCTGCAGTTGCTGAAGAATGGCAACTAGAGAGAGGACGCCACCACAAATTGAGAGAAATTGACCAACCCTATTCAGTACTGTACCAAGTGGAGCACTACTCATCCATGCTGCTCCACTCAATGCAATGAGACAATAAATGAGGTGCATAAGAATACCATCGGCTCTATCTTCAGGACCCATCCAAAGCGGGATTAGAGGACGCAGCCAAAGGCTTGTTACTAAAAGCCAGCCACTAAAAAGTAGTACAGGAAGAACCATCCACCAATCCATTGTGGCTTGAGCTCGCCAAAATAAAAGACCAGCCGTAGGGGCAAGCACAATATAAATCCACCAAAGTTTGGGTATGAGATAAATTGAATCTGAGGATAAGAAAACCCCTGGATTAATTAATAATAATAGAATACAGAGCTCAAAAAGAATTAGGAGAATAGGTACCTTGATGTTCTCAGCTAGATGAGAGGCCGACGTTGCGGATAATATATGTCTTTGTTCCATTGACATGTTTAACTTCAATCGCATAAGAAGTAGCGCTGGGTGAAGAGATTTGTGAAATTGTTACACCATCATTACAAGCTATTGCGTAAATGTTCTTTAAGTCACCCACTTTTGCATATACATTTTGGTCTATTAGATACATAGCCTGTTTACTTTTGATCTCATTTGCGCATCCTAGAGCTGATGCATCATATGCTCTGCTCTGCGCACCAAGGATAGTTGGAACTAAGACGGCTATCAACAAGCCTATGATTGAGATCACTATAAGAAGCTCGATAAGAGTAAAACCTTGTTCTTGATAAAACATATTATATCCTAGATAACTAAAGCCCCCATCATGAAGATGGGGGGGGCGGAATTTGCTACTTATCTACTCTTAGCTCTTGGCAGTGTTAGTCAATGCCTTTTCAGTGATCGTGTAGTTTTTGGTACCACTTGGATGAGTTGCGGTGCCTGTAAATGTGGTCTGAGTACCAGCGGTTACATCCCAAGCAACTTGCGAATCGCAGTTAGGAGCATAATCGCCAACCAAAGCGGCTTTAGTGGAGGCATATGTATTCTTGTCAATCAGATACAGCGCCTGTTTATTCTTAATTTCATTTGCGCAAGCGCTGGATGCTGTGTCGTAAGAGCGCTTCTGAGCACCTAGCAGGTTAGGAATTAGTACAGCGGCCAGGATGCCGATGATGGCGATAACGATCAGCAGCTCGATCAGGGTGAAGCCTTGGGTCGTGTTCTTCATGGTCTTTCTCCTGGGTGCGGCGGGCCGGTTAAGGGATAAATGGGCCAGGCCTCGCCTATTTATGGCAGGTAGCCGGTGTCGGGTGTCTCCCGTCCTTGCTTGACCCAAGTGTAGGCGGCACGTTCTCACAGGAGTCTTACCGGATTGCAAGGCAGTGAACGTTTCTATGTCTAAGTATTCATGAGAAAAAGCTGCGCCTGGCGCGGCTTGGATGGACAGAAGCTCCTAGAGCCAGCTTTGTAAGAGTTTGACCATCCCCTCTGAGTGATATGCTTTTGGGCAGTTCAGCCTGGGCACTCGCCCTGGCGAATAGGCTGCTCTCGTGTGAGCAGCTCCAAGTACATCAACAGGACGTGCGTACGGCGCTGGACAACGGCTCCAGCTCCGCGCCGCTGTCAGAGGAGAGGCTTTTGGAACTCACGCCACGCGTGCCGCCGCACAGTAATGACGCCGAAATTAGCGTGCTGGGCAGCATTTTGCTGGACAACGACGCACTGGGTCAGCTGGGTGATTCAGTCACTCCCGAGATGTTCTACCGCGAAGGTCACCGCAAGATTTTTACGGCCATGCGTACCCTGCAAGAACGGGGCGAACCGGTGGACCTGGTGACTCTCAGTGAAGATTTGCGGGTCAAAGGGCAATTGGATGAGGTAGGCGGCTTGACCTACCTGATTGGTCTGTCAGACCAAGTGCCCACTGCTGCTTATGCCGAGCATTACGCGCGTATCGTGCAGGAGAAGGCCACCCTACGCGCGCTGATTAGTGCGTCGGGCAAGGCTATGCAGTTGGCCTACGAGGCCCAGCTGCCCCTAGAAGACCTACTAGACCGCGCTGAGAAGATGATTTTCGAGGTGGCCGAGCAGAAGAAAAAGGGTGAAGCCTTTCAGGCCATGAACGAAGTCGTCACCGAGACCTTCGAGTACATCACCCTGCTTCACCAGAACAAGGGCATTCCAGACGGCGTCAGCAGCGGCTTTCGTGATCTGGACGAGCAGATCAGTGGGCTACAGAAAGGCAGTCTGAATGTGCTGGCGGCCCGGCCGAGCATGGGCAAGACGGCGTTCGCCCTCTCTATCGCCCAGAATGTGGCCCTGCGCGGTGAAAAGGCGGTGGCGGTGTTCAGCCTGGAAATGCCCGCTGTTCAGCTCGCCCTGCGCATGCTGTGCAGTGAGGCGCGGGTGGACATGAACCGGATTCGTTCGGGGCAGCTCAATGAACGCGACTTCGAGCGCCTCGCCCATGCCGCTGGCCGCCTGGCCGACGCCCCCATGATTATCGACGACGAACCGGATCTGACCCTCAACGGCCTGCGCAGCAAGCTCCGGCGAATTGCGGCGCAGCACGGGCAACTGGGTCTGGTCGTCATTGACTACTTGCAGCTCATGTCGGGGGGCAAAAGCAGCGGCGGCAGCGACAACCGTCAGCAGGAAATCAGCACCATCTCGCGCGGCCTCAAGGGGCTGGCGCGTGAAATGGAAGTGCCGGTCATCGTGCTGTCGCAGCTGTCGCGCGCCGTAGAGCAGCGGCCCAACCACCGCCCCATGCTCTCGGACCTGCGCGAATCCGGCGCCATTGAGCAGGACGCTGACATCGTGATGTTCATCTACCGCGACGAGTATTACAACAAAGAAACTGATCAGCAGGGCATTGCGGAAATCATTATCGGCAAGCAGCGCAACGGCCCGGTGGGCACTGTTAAGCTGCAATTTCATAGCGCGCACGTGCGGTTTAACGATCTTGCGCCGGAGGGTGTGTAATGGCGGAAGACCACAGCAAGGCCAATCAGGGCGCTGGGCAGCGGCGTCGGCGCCGGCGTCGGGGGGTGCCAACCCCGGCCCGACCCGGTCAAGTCACCACCACCACGGCGGTGCCTGTGCCCGCTGCGCCCAGCAAACGCGGCCAAAAGCGCCCGCTGGCCGAGCCTCGCATCGGTGTGGGCTGCATCGTGCTGCGCGGCGAGGAGATTCTGCTGGTGCGCGAGCGGGGTCGCTGGTCACTGCCCAAGGGTGGCCTGGAAGCGGGCGAACTGGTGCAGGACGGCGCCCGGCGCGAGACTTTCGAGGAAACGGGACTGGTCGTCGAACTGCGGGACCTGGCCTTTATCGTCGAATTCCAGGCAGTGACCTGGGGCCATCACCTACAATTTTTCTACACGGGCCGCGAGGTCGGCGGCAAGCTGGAGCCGCGCGATCCCGACCGCGACGTGCAGGAAGCCCGCTTCGTGCCTATTCGCCAGTTGCGCGAATTCATCCGGTTTCGCCCGCGTCTGGTCGCCCTGGAAACCTGGCTGCGCGAGCGCCGGCCCCGGCACTTTGTCTTTAACCTGGATAAGGAGCCGGCCATGCTGCGTAAACGCCGCCGGGTGGGTGAGATGCCCGCAGCGCGCGCTCCCGAGCCAGAATTCACTGACGAACCAGATTTATAGCCTGAGGCGGCTGGGAATCAGTCGCCCCAGTAGGTCAGCTGGGATACAGGCCAGGGGCTGTCTCCGCAGCGATAGAAAGGGCCACCAGACTGGCAACAGCAGGGCGTCTTCAGGACACCAGCAACTTGCAAAAATATCGAGCTGCTTCAGTCCACTTGTCTTAGTGCTGCTCGTGGCTTTTTATGGGTGACCAGACCTCGTGGCGCTCAAGGCCTTACCTCTTCGCTCCAGAGCAAATATCACTCCAGAGATGGCGTGAAGTGGAATTGATAGTAGTCGGCTATCAAGTCATTGCAACACCGCTATGAGGTCGGTTCGCGCCTCTTTGTCTGGCTTACTAAATCTGCTATCATCAGAATATGAAGCGTCTGTTACGCAAAGAGGCCGATCCACTGCCTGCCAGCGGACGCGGCTATATACACGTTTGCCCTCAGTGTGCCCAGGCCATGACGCTGCATGACCTGCGCGACGGCGACCAGGCTTACTGGTGTCACCCCTGCGGACAGGGTCACCGGGCCAGCGACCCGCCGCCCGGTGCGCTGCGGCTCCTGCCGACGGCCAGCTGAGCACACGCCGCAGCCCTGGAGAAAGCGGGTCAAGTGCCCGCCCATGCCTCCGGTATGCTGTGCCCCATGACCCAGTACCTTGCTCCCACTGCGCCTGTCGCTGGTCCCGCGCTGAGCGACCTGCTTGGCGGTCAAGTGATTGCTGTCACTGGGGCCGATCAGGGCTACGGCCGCACCGTCAGCGCGGCTCTGGCCCACGCTGGGGCTAGTGTGGTGCTGATAGGTGACAACAGCGAGACGCTGGCGGTTGCGGCCAGTCAGCTGGAACACGCTGGCGGCCACGCTATTCCCATCAAGGCGGACGTTGGGGTGCCGCTGGACTGGCTGAGTGCCCAGACGCGCATCCTCGATATTTTTGGCGAGCTGCACGGCATTGTGCATCTGGCCGACAAGCGCGCGCATTCGGAATTTACGGCGCTGAGTGAAAACGAGTGGATGGACCTGTTTAACTGCAATGTCAAGAGCAGCGTGGCCATTACGCAGATTCTGCGTCGCCGCTTACCCGAAACCTGGCTGACCATTATCGGGCCGCATCTGGACGAACGTGGCCTGCACGTCGCGCCCCAGCGTGGGGCCATCCGCGGGCTGGTCGAGCAGGCCTACACCGAGGACCTGCGCCTGAATCTGCTTCTGCCGGGCCGCGCCAGCAGCAGCGAGGATAAGCTGGACCGGCCCCTGGCCAGTGCAGTCCTGGCTCTGGCGGCGCCGGGACTGGGGCACCTGCGTGGCAACGTCGTGGAAGTGCCCCTGCCGCCTGTGCCCAAAGTGCGCGCGGAGTACCGGTGAGGTGTCCGTATTGCTCGGCGCCCGACAGCAAGGTGGTCAACTCTCGGCCCAGCGATGATGGCGCCAGCATTCGCCGCCGCCGGGAATGTCTGAACTGCGCCCGGCGCTTTACCACCTACGAACGCGCCCAGCTTGAACCCCTGATGGTGGTCAAGCGCAGCGGGCCCCGCGAGGCCTTTAATCCCGACAAACTGCTGCGCGGCCTCACACTGGCCAGCGAGAAGCGCCCGGTAGACGGGGATGCCCTGCGCGCTTTTGCCTATGGCTTTGAGGATGACGTGCAGGCCGCCGAGATTCGCAGCGAGGAGATTGGCCGGCGCGCCATGACCTTTCTGCGCCCGCTGGACGACGTGGCCTATATCCGCTTTGCCAGCGTCTACCGCGACTTTGACTCGCTGGAACGCTTTATCGAGGAGATTCGTGGCCTGAAAGACCGAGACGAGCAAGGGTAACAGCGGTACTCCGTTGAATCAATGTACCTCTCTATGCTCCTCTAACCGCCAGCCATGACGCTCCTCTGGATTCTGCTTAATTACGGCCCAGTTGAGAGAGCTACGTCTGCGCCCTCATAACGCGAAATCCATACCTTCTCGCGCTGCTGCGTCGCTTTCCAAGACGGCTCGGATTTAATACAGCATGCTGCTGGATTTAATTGGCATTCGTGTGACTCGCTTCGCTTGAGGATTCGCCTCAGGTGCATTCAAGACGCCATAAGAACTTGCACTTACGTGCGGCTGGGCCCTCCAGTAGCGGGGCGCGGCACTGCCGGCGTTTCGTTGGCGGGGGTGTGGCCACGCACGTCCCGCAGCAGCTCCCGGATTCGGGCGAAATCAGCGTCCAGGTCGCCGGTGGGCGTGACATACCCGATGATGCCCACCCGCTTGTGCCCCCAGTCCAGTGCGGTCACGGCGATAGGCACGCCGGCCTCTAAAGCCATGTAATAAAAGCCCGTCTTCCAGTATTCTCCGCGGCTGCGGGTGCCTTCGGGGGCCACGATCATCACAATTTCCTGTTCGCGGTTGATGACGGCCACCACGGCGTCCACAAAGTTGCCGCCTGCCCGCTGTCTGTTAATCGGAATGCCGCCGACTGCGCGCATAAACACGCCAACCGGAAAGAAAAACAGTTCTCGCTTGGCCACAAAATGGGCCGGGCTGCGCGTGGCCCATTTCCAGAACAGGCCGGGCCAGAAATCCGCGTTGTGTGTGTGTGGCGCGGCGGCACCCACGAATTTCACGCCAGGTGGCGGCTCCAGCACCGCAGTCCAGCCGAACAGGCGCAGCAGTGCAGAGGCCAGCCGGGAACCCAAAGAAGCGCGCTGACCAGGCCACAAAGGAGACATCGGCCTCAGTATAGAAAGCGGGCCCTCAGCCTCGCCGGAAGCGGGACGCGGTGCAGCGCAGGGAGGAGGGTACAGTGGTCTTTCATGGGAGAGACGGGACGCCGTCACCCAAACTGCCAGTTATGACCGAAAGAATCGCTTGATGGCGCTGCCCCACAAGTCCACTCGTGCGGAGGCTCTTATCCAGTTGTAGGCTCTGTTCTTAGCGGCCGTGCTTGATCAGCCGCCACAGGGTCACGGCGTTGCTGCCCAGCAGCAGCAGGCACAGCAGGGCCAGCACCCAGTCTTGCCGCTGCACAAAGCGTAGGGTCAGCAGGGTCCACCCAATGACCAGAGCGGCCACCAGCCAGACGCGCCACGCGGGGGCATTCATCGAAAGGACCTCATACCCGGTAGGGTAGAGCCTTCCGCCGGGCCAGGCGTCCCCATAGAGGACTGAGGGTGGTCCTGGCTGCCCTTGGACCGGACGCGGGTCGCCCACTTCATCCTGGCAGCGAGGTCAGCGGCGCAGGCGCCTTACAGAATGCGCTGGCCCATCAGGCTGGCCGCCATGCCCACCATGACCTCAGCCGTCTGGTTATGAACGTCCAGAATAGGATTTACTTCCACGATATCCATGCTGGTAACCCGGCCCGACTCGCTCAGCAGTTCCATCAGCAGGTGGCCCTCGCGGTAGGTCAGGCCGCCGGGCACCGGGGTGCCCACACCGGGGCAAACCGTAGGGTCAAGGGCGTCGGCGTCAAACGAGACATGCAGGCCCGCCGTGCCGCTCAGGCGCTCCAGCGTTTCTTCGTAGATGCGGGTGATGCCCAGCTGGTCCACCTCTTTCATGGTGTAGGCCTTGATCCCTGCTTCGCGCAGCAACTCGCGCTCGTGGGCGTCCACGCTGCGAATCCCAATCATCACGATGTCCTCGGGTCGCATGTGCCACCCACCGCCCAGGCCGGTCAGGCGTGGGTCACCCAGACCCGTCAGGTGGGCCACCGGCATGCCGTGAATGTTGCCGCTGGGACTGCTCTGGGGGGTGTTGTAATCGGTGTGGGCGTCCACCCAGATCAGGCCCAGGCGGCCGCCGCCCGGCGCGGCGCGCAGAGCGTTGCCGGTCACCGTGCCCATGCTGACGCTGTGGTCACCGCCAATGGTCAGCGGAAAGGTGTCGGTCCCCAGCGCGGCCACGCACTCGGCAGCGGCGCGGCAGGCCTCCAGAATGGGGTCCAGAAACACCAGGCCGCTGTCCCGCAGTTTGTCCACCGTTTCGGGCAGCGCCACGCGCACGTCGCCCAGGTCACTCACGGTGTGGCCCAGGTCGCGCAGCGCGCGGGCCAGGTGGGCGTTTCGCAGCGCCGACGGCCCCATATCCACACCCCGGCGCCCGGCGCCTAAATCCATCGGAATCCCCAGCAAAGACACGTTCATCGCTTCAGCCTACGGGCTGCCGGGCACTATGCCTTACGGC
Coding sequences within:
- a CDS encoding type IV pilin protein codes for the protein MKNTTQGFTLIELLIVIAIIGILAAVLIPNLLGAQKRSYDTASSACANEIKNKQALYLIDKNTYASTKAALVGDYAPNCDSQVAWDVTAGTQTTFTGTATHPSGTKNYTITEKALTNTAKS
- a CDS encoding DUF2141 domain-containing protein, which codes for MNHLALAALGTLTLSACTLAGNPIKKDVTGQLRGFNSNQNLGLAIVGFNGGQYTADGTQSQVIDKFLTGGFALDLPTNLPYGTYRVIVFRDANNNNRYDTGDTVLSADNGKRLLYAQRENQFVAGTKAGWNLVDSSGYVQTTLLNNYDLNAQ
- a CDS encoding type II secretion system protein, giving the protein MFYQEQGFTLIELLIVISIIGLLIAVLVPTILGAQSRAYDASALGCANEIKSKQAMYLIDQNVYAKVGDLKNIYAIACNDGVTISQISSPSATSYAIEVKHVNGTKTYIIRNVGLSSS
- a CDS encoding 1-acyl-sn-glycerol-3-phosphate acyltransferase, which translates into the protein MSPLWPGQRASLGSRLASALLRLFGWTAVLEPPPGVKFVGAAAPHTHNADFWPGLFWKWATRSPAHFVAKRELFFFPVGVFMRAVGGIPINRQRAGGNFVDAVVAVINREQEIVMIVAPEGTRSRGEYWKTGFYYMALEAGVPIAVTALDWGHKRVGIIGYVTPTGDLDADFARIRELLRDVRGHTPANETPAVPRPATGGPSRT
- the dnaB gene encoding replicative DNA helicase encodes the protein MELTPRVPPHSNDAEISVLGSILLDNDALGQLGDSVTPEMFYREGHRKIFTAMRTLQERGEPVDLVTLSEDLRVKGQLDEVGGLTYLIGLSDQVPTAAYAEHYARIVQEKATLRALISASGKAMQLAYEAQLPLEDLLDRAEKMIFEVAEQKKKGEAFQAMNEVVTETFEYITLLHQNKGIPDGVSSGFRDLDEQISGLQKGSLNVLAARPSMGKTAFALSIAQNVALRGEKAVAVFSLEMPAVQLALRMLCSEARVDMNRIRSGQLNERDFERLAHAAGRLADAPMIIDDEPDLTLNGLRSKLRRIAAQHGQLGLVVIDYLQLMSGGKSSGGSDNRQQEISTISRGLKGLAREMEVPVIVLSQLSRAVEQRPNHRPMLSDLRESGAIEQDADIVMFIYRDEYYNKETDQQGIAEIIIGKQRNGPVGTVKLQFHSAHVRFNDLAPEGV
- a CDS encoding SDR family NAD(P)-dependent oxidoreductase, with protein sequence MTQYLAPTAPVAGPALSDLLGGQVIAVTGADQGYGRTVSAALAHAGASVVLIGDNSETLAVAASQLEHAGGHAIPIKADVGVPLDWLSAQTRILDIFGELHGIVHLADKRAHSEFTALSENEWMDLFNCNVKSSVAITQILRRRLPETWLTIIGPHLDERGLHVAPQRGAIRGLVEQAYTEDLRLNLLLPGRASSSEDKLDRPLASAVLALAAPGLGHLRGNVVEVPLPPVPKVRAEYR
- a CDS encoding O-antigen ligase family protein codes for the protein MSMEQRHILSATSASHLAENIKVPILLILFELCILLLLINPGVFLSSDSIYLIPKLWWIYIVLAPTAGLLFWRAQATMDWWMVLPVLLFSGWLLVTSLWLRPLIPLWMGPEDRADGILMHLIYCLIALSGAAWMSSAPLGTVLNRVGQFLSICGGVLSLVAILQQLQLLGVPGLNATEGMSATVAGGTLGNRGYMGGALALLLPLTIWHIYRSKHKLSWILVFLVSWGLVASMSRGAWLAGFLGTGLLLFRIRPPARIWLSLSLGIICAVVGNFCFGGRQFSHAEEIFNNSGRTILYKSALIGIGQKPLTGWGVPGLWKVMSTFSTEMLLEEGYRKEYTSVVRLRGDSLASPRFIISETDGKKVLFEIPINKVHNEYFDYALTYGLPATALFIWLLGLSFTRSWSDAPVISAAIAAYGTYLLTWPEVVRFAPLAWFLIGLGLTCVSKRADQAAASSTIES
- a CDS encoding DUF1802 family protein, translated to MTHALKEWDTQTRLLIQGRLSLLIRKGGIMETHDGFEVERRSFLLYPTFLHQNPEELQPQYRDLLRDDPVPGQIQLPALAEVVAVHKIEALDAALRLEPLQALTAAAIERRFHYRNRPWVHALLLRIRPLSQPIILPETPEMLGCVSWGPLGDIEVPLGQPVIPEAELQERRKALEQLL
- the rocF gene encoding arginase — translated: MNVSLLGIPMDLGAGRRGVDMGPSALRNAHLARALRDLGHTVSDLGDVRVALPETVDKLRDSGLVFLDPILEACRAAAECVAALGTDTFPLTIGGDHSVSMGTVTGNALRAAPGGGRLGLIWVDAHTDYNTPQSSPSGNIHGMPVAHLTGLGDPRLTGLGGGWHMRPEDIVMIGIRSVDAHERELLREAGIKAYTMKEVDQLGITRIYEETLERLSGTAGLHVSFDADALDPTVCPGVGTPVPGGLTYREGHLLMELLSESGRVTSMDIVEVNPILDVHNQTAEVMVGMAASLMGQRIL
- a CDS encoding NUDIX hydrolase, whose translation is MAEDHSKANQGAGQRRRRRRRGVPTPARPGQVTTTTAVPVPAAPSKRGQKRPLAEPRIGVGCIVLRGEEILLVRERGRWSLPKGGLEAGELVQDGARRETFEETGLVVELRDLAFIVEFQAVTWGHHLQFFYTGREVGGKLEPRDPDRDVQEARFVPIRQLREFIRFRPRLVALETWLRERRPRHFVFNLDKEPAMLRKRRRVGEMPAARAPEPEFTDEPDL
- the nrdR gene encoding transcriptional regulator NrdR, whose protein sequence is MRCPYCSAPDSKVVNSRPSDDGASIRRRRECLNCARRFTTYERAQLEPLMVVKRSGPREAFNPDKLLRGLTLASEKRPVDGDALRAFAYGFEDDVQAAEIRSEEIGRRAMTFLRPLDDVAYIRFASVYRDFDSLERFIEEIRGLKDRDEQG